AATCACCGAACGACGCGAGGGGATACCGCGCTCAAGCTCGCACGCGCCACCCAGCGCGACAGTGTGATCTCGCTGCTGTTGGAGAGGGGAGCGAAGGAGTAACCGGCATGAACCAACCCAAGAAAATCACCTTTGCCCTCCTGGGTATCGTGGCCTCTGTGGGGCTGTATCGTTTGATCGCTACCCGGCCTTGGACAATGACCACAGGAAGGTGCTGGGAGCGTGCCACTCCGGAACCATCACCGAGACCTGACCCATTTGCCGGTGGCTGTAATTGGGGGACGTTGGTGACTATCTGCCCGACCCCTGCGCCTGAGAAGACAAAAACGATTACGTTGAAGGAGCCCTACGCCCACGGGAGAAAGACCCCGCTCTCTTTCGACGAAGCGGTGAATAACTACTACTGGACCGGAGGGATTGCGTCTCTGCATCGATGTACCCCTGGGCCAGACTCTGAAGAGGTAAACACGTACATCAAGAAGGAGCACCGCGGCTTCTATGAGGCAGTCGTCACTGAAGTAGAGCGTATAAAGACCGAGTAAGACACTTGCCTCCTGAGCGGGATATACTCTCTCCGGAGGACTGTCGTGCGCGGAACCAAACTTATTGTATCCATGAAGGCGGTGGCATTTGCCATCAAGGGGGACCTCCCCGACGAGGTCAAGCTGGAGCGGCTGCGGCTGTTTCTACAGCAGGAAGCGACCCGCAAGGGCATTCGCTTGGACACCGACGAGCCCGTCTTGCAAGGGGTTGTGGACGGCAAGGACGAGCTCTATTTCTACAACGGGCCCAAGGGGCGCCCGCTCGCCATCCCGGAGCTGCCTCACGGATAAAACGTCAGGGATGATAGAATTGTCCGGCGACCTGAGCACGGTCGGCAGAGAGTTATGAACGACTGGAAACGATTTTTTGAGGCGCTTGGACCTGAGCGCTACCTGACTGAGGTGTTCACACAGCACACGCTCGCCGAGGTCGATTTTGTGATCGATGCCTGTGGGCTCACCCCCGGCGCACGGGTTCTGGACATGGGCTGTGGGCCGGGGCGGCACTCGCTGGAGTTGGCACGCCGTGGCTTCCAGGTCACCGGGGTGGACTTTACCGAGAAGTTTATTCAGTTCGCGCAAGAGGCCGCCGCCCGCGAGGGCCTGAGCGAGCGCGCCGAGTTTGTCCTCGCCGATGCCCGCGATTTTGTGCGGCCACTCGCCTTCGATGCCGCGGTCTGCCTGTGCGAGGGAGCGTTTGCCCTGCTCCAGACCGACGAAGACAATGTGCGGGTGCTGCGGCATATCGCGGCCTGCCTCAAGCCGGGGGCGGCGTTCCTCCTGACCACCCTCAATGGCTATCGGACGATCCGCCGCGCGGGGAAAGAGACCGCACTCGATCCGCTGAGCATGGTGGAGACCTGGCCCGGCGACGACTCCGGGATGCTCCAGGGGCGGCACTACATCGTCCCCGAGCTTGTGAAGATGCACGAGGGCGCGGGGCTAAGTGTCGAGCATGTCTGGGGGGGCACTGCTGGGAGCTGGGCTCGCCGCCCCCTCGACTGGGACGAGATTGAGGTTATGTTCCTCTCCCGCAAAGGCTAGCGAGGGCTCCTGTTTTTTAGCACTCCGCAGAAGCACCAGCGCGACGCCGGTCAGGAGCAGGTAGAGGGCAAGGGGCCGGAGCATCCGCACGGTCTGGAGCGCTGCAAGCCGGGTGAGGGACCGCTCGCGCGGCGGGGAGGCGACCGCGCTCTTGGGGGGCTTGCCTCCTCTGGCGGGCTCCGGCGACGGTGAGGCTTCCGGCGACGGAGAGGGCGGTGTTGCCTCCTCCTGCTCCTCAACCGGAGTGGCCTGGGCGAGCCGAGTGGAGAGCTTCGTCTGAAACTGCTCCGTGCGCAGCGTGATTAAGTTCAAGAAAAAAATAACTCCCCCAGCAACCACAAGCGCAAGGACGCCTAGGCCGAAGGCATACTGGGAGAGGCGGTAAGAGTAGCCAAGTCGCATGAGAGAGACGCCTCAAAGAGAGTACGGTAAGGTAAAAGAGGGTGTATCACAAGAAGCCGCCTGGAGACAAGGAGCTGCCCGTGATGCGCCGACAAAAAGCTATTTTTTAGAAACAGGGAACAATTCGCGGGGGGAATTCGTACTAATAACCAGCGCATGTCCTCCTTTTCACTGTCCATCGGACGTGATGGAAACCCGGTCTGATCTCTTGGACCGGGTTTATTTTTGCCTGGGGGCGGAAAAGCAAGGACTGAGAAAAAATACTAAAAATTGGGAACAGCTTGGAAAGAGTGGCGTTTAGAGTAGCAAGTGAGGAGGAGCGCGCCCTCCCTACAGAATCTCAAACCCCTCTGAAAGAGAGTTGTTCCCATGAAAAAGTATTTTGTCCTTGCCGCGCTTGCGCTGGCTGCTCTAGCTCCCGTGCGCCCCGTCTTTGCCCAGGACAAGACCATCGTCGAGATCGCCGCAAGCAACCCTGATTTCTCCACCCTCGTCTCCCTGGTGAAGGCCGCCGGTCTGGCGGAGACCCTCAGTGGCACCGGCCCCTTCACGGTCTTTGCTCCCACCAACGCGGCGTTTGCCAAGGTCCCGAAGACCGTCCTCGACAAGCTGGGTAAGAACCCGGAGGCACTCAAGGCAGTCCTGACCTACCATGTCGTGGCCGGTAAGGTCATGGCGGCGGATGTCGTGAAGCTCAAGAGCGGCACCAAGGTCAAGACCGTCAACGGCGCCTCGATCACCGTGGGCACCAAGCACGGCGTCACGGTCGACAAGGCCAAGGTTGTCAAGACCGATATTGTCGGCAGCAACGGCGTGATCCATGTGATCGACAGCGTCATCCTGCCCAAGGGCCTCAAGCTCTAGGAAGCGCGACGCTAGGGGCGGGCTCGCCCCTAGCGTCTTTTTTCCTCCACGAACCTAGTCGTTGTACCGATACTAAGGTTGTGGAGAGTGTCGCAGAAAAAGCAGATGCCTGGCTACGTGCGAGGCGCGGTAAGAGCCTGGTCTATCTCTTTGTCTTAGCCCTCGGCATTCCGTTTCTCTGCCTAACCCAGTACGCCGCCTCTCCGTTCTTCTGGGTGCCTCGGATGGATGCGCTCTACCATAGCCTCCAGGCCCATGCCCTCGCTCACAGGCAGGCCCCCGCCGAGCCCTACTTCCGTGCTCCCCTCTACCTCTGGCTCCTCTCGGGGGTCTATGCGACACTGGGTGAAGGCCCTTGGGCACCGCGGCTGGTGCAGCTCGTGGTCGGCTCGGGGAGTGTCCTGCTGCTGTATCTCCTGGGAGAGCGCCTCTTTCGTCCCTGTGTTGCGTTTCTGGCCGCGGTGAGCATGGCGCTCTACGGGCCGCTTGTCTACAACAACCTGGAGCTCCATACGCCCGTGGTGGAGGTCTTCTTTACCCTAGCGGCCCTGACCGCTCTGGTGCGCTCCGGTGTTGGTCTGAAGGGCGTGGCGCTTGCCGGGGGGCTTGCAGGGCTTGCGGCACTTGCCCGCCCGAATGCGCTGGTCCTGCTCCCGTTGGGGCTGTGGTATCTCTGGCAGACGCGGCGGCCGTGGCGAGCGCTGGTGCTCTTTGTGGTCCTTGCCCTCCTGCCTCCGCTCGCCGTTACGCTTCGCAATGCACGCGTCAGTGGGGACCCTGTTTTTATCGCGTCCCAGGGAGGGATCAACCTCTATCTCGGGAACCGCGCCCACGCCGATGGCTTTACTCCCAGCACCCCCCAGCGTTATCGGTTCGACTCCGCCTACGAAGACTCGGTCGCGCTCTACGGACAGCGCGCCGCGGAGGAGGCCCTGGGCAAGCGCCTGCGCCCCTCCGAGGTCTCGCGCTACTGGGTGGGCCAAACGCTCCGCTGGTGGCAGGCGCACCCGAGAGAGGCGCTGGCACTCACGCTCAAGAAGGCGATCTTAACCCTCTCGTCTGTCGAGATTCGAAACAACACGGGCTACCACTACATCCGCGAGGCCTGGGTCCCTCTGCTCTGGCTGGCCCCCTTTGGGTTTGCCTGGGCGGGGCCGCTGGGCGGAGTGGGGCTCTTCCTGGCGCTACGGCGGCACCCTCAGCGTGCGGCGATCCAGCTCTTGGTGGGCTTCCTAGGGCTGTACTTTCTGAGTATTGTCGTGTTCTTTGCCGCAGACCGTTTCCGCCTGCCCCTGGTTCCGCTCTTGCTCTTGTTTGCGGTCGAGGGGGGCTGGCAGCTTCTGCATTGCTACCACGAGCGCCTCGGGAAGCAGGCACTCGTGCTTCTGGCGGGGCTCCTCCTCCTCGTGGGCGGAGACTGGTTCAGGCTCCCGAGAGCCCACTGGGATAGCCAGGACTGCTGGAGTGCGGGAAACCGCCTGCTGGCCCTAAAGCGCCCCGATGATGCCGAGCTGTATCTACGCCGTGCGCTGCAGCAGGAGCCTGCGAACGCGGAGTATTGGACAAGCCTGGGGGAGGCTGCCTACCTCAAGGGGGAGCTAAGCCCGGCACAGGAGGCGTTTGCGCGGGCGCTCCAGCTCTCCCCGGAGTCGCCGCAGAGCTACTACAACCTCGCGGTTTGCCTACAGGAGCAGGGCAAGAGCGACGAGGCCCGAGGCTATCTCCTGCAGGCGCTTGCACGAGACCCGGGCTACACCCGGGCACGCACGGCGCTCGCGGCTATTTCTTCAGCAGGGAGATAGCTTTCTCGAGCTGCGGGTCTTTTCCGGCGAAGTAGTCCGCGGTGCTCCAGGGCACGAGATAGTCGGGGCGCTCCCCGATATTCTCCAGCGGGGTGCCATCGGTGCGCCAGACACCTTGGAAGGGCATGCGGGCACCCGTCCCATCGACAAGCCCCAGCCCATAGGTCCAGATGACATAGCCCGGGGTGGGCTCTCCCACGAGCTTGGCGAGGCCGGTGGCGCGCATGCCGTAGGGGAACATCTCCGCGTTGGAGAACGACGAGTCTCCCATGAGCACGACAATCGGCTTGTTCCACGGCTGGCGTCCCTCAAGGATGGGGGCGGGGACCACATAGCCGCCGCGGGGGGAGTTGGTGGCGTAGGGCTTGAAGCGCAGCCAGGAGATCAGGGTATCGCCGATATTGCCGCCGCCGTTCTCCCGGACATCGATAATCATCGCGTCCTTGCCCTCGGCCCACTCGTAGAACTCCCGGACAAACTGCTGCTGGTTCTGGCCGCCCATCCCCGAGATATGGACATAGCCTACTTTCCCACCCGATGCCTGCTCGACCTGCTTGCTCCGCGCCTCGATTCGGTTGCGGTAGTGCAGGTCGCTCCACTCGGCCTCGCTCAGGGCCTTGTAGGTGACGGTCCGGGCACCGTCGCGGCCCGGCTTGTCGTTGACCAGGAGCGTGAAGTCCCGCTCGCCCTTGTCGTTGAGGACGCTGTAGAGGTTCTCATCAAGCGTGACATCCACCCCATCAATGGCGACAATGTACTCCCCGGGC
This genomic interval from Armatimonas rosea contains the following:
- a CDS encoding SAM-dependent methyltransferase, with product MNDWKRFFEALGPERYLTEVFTQHTLAEVDFVIDACGLTPGARVLDMGCGPGRHSLELARRGFQVTGVDFTEKFIQFAQEAAAREGLSERAEFVLADARDFVRPLAFDAAVCLCEGAFALLQTDEDNVRVLRHIAACLKPGAAFLLTTLNGYRTIRRAGKETALDPLSMVETWPGDDSGMLQGRHYIVPELVKMHEGAGLSVEHVWGGTAGSWARRPLDWDEIEVMFLSRKG
- a CDS encoding fasciclin domain-containing protein, whose protein sequence is MKKYFVLAALALAALAPVRPVFAQDKTIVEIAASNPDFSTLVSLVKAAGLAETLSGTGPFTVFAPTNAAFAKVPKTVLDKLGKNPEALKAVLTYHVVAGKVMAADVVKLKSGTKVKTVNGASITVGTKHGVTVDKAKVVKTDIVGSNGVIHVIDSVILPKGLKL
- a CDS encoding tetratricopeptide repeat protein; protein product: MESVAEKADAWLRARRGKSLVYLFVLALGIPFLCLTQYAASPFFWVPRMDALYHSLQAHALAHRQAPAEPYFRAPLYLWLLSGVYATLGEGPWAPRLVQLVVGSGSVLLLYLLGERLFRPCVAFLAAVSMALYGPLVYNNLELHTPVVEVFFTLAALTALVRSGVGLKGVALAGGLAGLAALARPNALVLLPLGLWYLWQTRRPWRALVLFVVLALLPPLAVTLRNARVSGDPVFIASQGGINLYLGNRAHADGFTPSTPQRYRFDSAYEDSVALYGQRAAEEALGKRLRPSEVSRYWVGQTLRWWQAHPREALALTLKKAILTLSSVEIRNNTGYHYIREAWVPLLWLAPFGFAWAGPLGGVGLFLALRRHPQRAAIQLLVGFLGLYFLSIVVFFAADRFRLPLVPLLLLFAVEGGWQLLHCYHERLGKQALVLLAGLLLLVGGDWFRLPRAHWDSQDCWSAGNRLLALKRPDDAELYLRRALQQEPANAEYWTSLGEAAYLKGELSPAQEAFARALQLSPESPQSYYNLAVCLQEQGKSDEARGYLLQALARDPGYTRARTALAAISSAGR